A portion of the Gigantopelta aegis isolate Gae_Host chromosome 10, Gae_host_genome, whole genome shotgun sequence genome contains these proteins:
- the LOC121382740 gene encoding uncharacterized protein LOC121382740, producing the protein MECVGRLCLLTAVFLVFSESVKTITGFTTDSYTKSESTTDHVLPVAQVPPGSVPLTAGSGVITSPGYPSPYPNRWHSSSFTSPRYLSSINVPEGVQYVEFRFVDFHIEACGGGNSMCHCDGLIIEHLGRRLCDNNPPGPGGIIRFVCKIQYDCNN; encoded by the exons ATGGAATGTGTTGGCCGGCTGTGTTTGCTCACAGCCGTCTTTCTAGTGTTTTCAGAAAGCGTAAAG ACTATAACGGGATTCACTACAGATTCCTACACGAAATCAGAGTCTACAACTGATCATGTTTTACCAGTCGCGCAAGTTCCACCag GTTCAGTACCACTTACTGCAGGAAGTGGAGTGATCACTTCCCCCGGGTACCCATCACCCTATCCGAACCGCTGGCATTCCAGCTCATTTACATCTCCGAGATATCTGTCTTCGATAAATGTTCCCGAGGGTGTACAGTATGTGGAATTCCGATTCGTAGATTTTCACATCGAAGCATGCGGAGGAGGAAATTCAATGTGCCACTGTGATGGATTAATCATTGAACATCTCGGAAGACGACTCTGTGATAACAACCCACCCGGGCCGGGTGGAATCATCAGATTTGTGTGTAAGATACAGTAtgattgtaataattaa